Proteins encoded together in one Prunus dulcis chromosome 3, ALMONDv2, whole genome shotgun sequence window:
- the LOC117622383 gene encoding photosynthetic NDH subunit of subcomplex B 2, chloroplastic, with protein sequence MASLLSFYVPNSKMIRASSSQSVSAPTVSVPENLTEKFGRKGIKFLESDNIPIVELRVRNGSSLRLQIPNAHVTSYKPKVYWKDDGFQEVLYTIPGNGTDPNSTKAKGGIGLVLNDISEAGSKGSLVSTSEWTVKDVDSDSIDALQVELSSTSGTLDITYVVSLYPVSMATAVIVRNKGRKPVTLTNAILSHFKFKRRSGAGIQGLKGCAYTALPPLSSPFEILSPAEAMKADTPGWFDFGSQPEEKPGSWTHQDVPFTILKNKFSRVYAAPPKERLKPIYNTPPSKYETLDQGRELFYRVIRMGFEDIYLSSPGSFYEKYGEEYFICTGPASMLVPVVVKPGEDWRGAQVIEHDNL encoded by the exons ATGgcttctcttctttccttctaTGTTCCCAATTCAAAGATGATAAGAGCTTCTTCATCACAGTCTGTTTCTGCACCGACAGTTTCCGTGCCGGAGAACCTTACTGAAAAATTTGGGAGAAAGGGCATCAAGTTCTTGGAGTCTGATAACATCCCCATTGTTGAACTCAGAGTCAGAAATGGCAGTTCATTGAGGCTTCAAATACCCAATGCTCATGTGACTTCATACAAGCCAAAGGTGTACTGGAAGGACGACGGCTTCCAAGAAGTTCTTTACACAATTCCAGGCAATGGAACAGATCCTAATTCTACCAAAGCCAAGGGAGGAATTGGTTTGGTCTTGAATGATATATCAGAAGCAGGCTCCAAAGGCTCACTTGTTTCCACTTCTGAATGGACAGTAAAAGATGTTGATTCCGATTCCATTGATGCTCtccag GTTGAATTAAGCAGCACTAGTGGAACACTTGACATAACCTATGTCGTCAGTTTATATCCGGTAAGCATGGCAACGGCTGTTATTGTGAGAAACAAAGGCCGGAAGCCAGTGACTCTGACCAATGCCATACTCAGCcatttcaagttcaaaagaCGAAGCGGGGCGGGGATCCAAGGTCTCAAGGGCTGTGCTTACACTGCACTCCCTCCACTGTCTTCTCCTTTTGAGATTTTGTCTCCAGCTGAAGCAATGAAAGCTGACACTCCAGGGTGGTTCGATTTTGGTTCTCAGCCTGAAGAGAAGCCAGGTTCTTGGACTCACCAAGATGTGCCTTTCaccattttgaaaaacaagttCAGCAGGGTTTATGCTGCCCCTCCTAAAGAGAGACTGAAGCCAATTTATAACACGCCACCTTCCAAATATGAAACACTGGATCAG GGGCGTGAGCTCTTCTACAGGGTGATACGCATGGGATTTGAGGATATCTACTTATCCAGCCCTGGTTCTTTCTATGAGAAATATGGGGAGGAGTATTTTATATGCACTGGCCCTGCTTCAATGCTGGTACCTGTGGTTGTCAAGCCTGGTGAGGATTGGAGAGGGGCACAAGTTATTGAACATGATAATTTGTag